In one Candidatus Roizmanbacteria bacterium CG_4_9_14_0_2_um_filter_38_17 genomic region, the following are encoded:
- a CDS encoding co-chaperone GroES yields MKHMTNNTKIQPLLDNVLIEPAEEETKSPGGIYLPENAKEKPTIGEVLAVGPGKLDENGKIIKLSVKVGDKVYYKKWGGNEIKIAGVELLLVEEKDVLAIIK; encoded by the coding sequence ATGAAACATATGACAAACAACACAAAAATACAGCCTCTTTTAGACAACGTCTTAATTGAGCCAGCAGAAGAAGAAACAAAATCTCCTGGTGGAATATACTTACCCGAAAATGCCAAAGAAAAACCAACTATTGGTGAGGTTTTAGCGGTCGGACCTGGAAAATTAGACGAGAACGGCAAAATTATTAAACTGTCTGTAAAAGTAGGAGACAAGGTGTATTACAAGAAATGGGGAGGAAACGAAATTAAGATTGCAGGTGTTGAGCTATTACTAGTTGAAGAGAAGGATGTTCTCGCTATTATAAAATAA
- a CDS encoding D-tyrosyl-tRNA(Tyr) deacylase translates to MRLVLQRVKRASVKVQNKATIKIDRGYLIYVAVGQEDTVNDVTILVDKLGKLRFFPQKDKVRVNHETHDFQKSIIDIKGSILVIPNYTLYGDLNDGNRPYFGQAAEQEMAAKLYKQLLKQLKKTCGTTVTVKTGMFGEFMEVSATNDGPATLVLEPDLIGQMERELEIEETDDNYAENFDDMLDKLGVDLDNI, encoded by the coding sequence ATGAGACTAGTTTTGCAAAGAGTTAAACGCGCTTCTGTTAAGGTTCAAAATAAAGCTACTATTAAAATCGATCGTGGCTATCTAATCTATGTTGCTGTTGGCCAAGAAGACACTGTGAATGACGTAACTATCTTAGTCGATAAACTTGGTAAACTGCGATTCTTTCCACAGAAAGATAAGGTTCGGGTAAACCATGAAACACATGACTTTCAAAAATCTATAATAGATATTAAAGGGAGTATCCTAGTAATACCTAACTACACTTTGTACGGTGATCTCAATGACGGTAATCGTCCATACTTTGGACAGGCTGCTGAGCAAGAGATGGCGGCAAAATTGTATAAGCAGCTCTTAAAACAGCTGAAGAAAACGTGTGGTACGACTGTAACTGTTAAAACAGGTATGTTTGGAGAGTTTATGGAAGTGTCCGCCACCAATGATGGGCCGGCAACCTTAGTTCTTGAGCCAGACTTAATTGGCCAAATGGAAAGGGAATTAGAAATAGAAGAAACGGATGATAATTATGCTGAAAATTTTGATGACATGCTCGACAAACTTGGCGTAGACCTAGACAACATATAA
- the groL gene encoding chaperonin GroEL gives MATGKQIKFGDDARLAMQAGIDKLAKAVITTLGPKGRNVALDKKWGAPTVVHDGVSVAKEIDLKDPFENMGAQLIKQAADKTNDDAGDGTTTATVLTQAIVKEGMRNIAAGANAMTLKRGLDAAAEAVVAELKKMSKDVKDHERIIQVATISAGDEKIGQKIAEALKTVGKDGVVTVEEGKGLEIEIEHKEGMQFDKGYVSPYFATDTAKMVSEIEDPYILITDKKISSVQDILKFLESFVKISKNLVIIAEDIDGEAMATMVINKLRGTINILAVKAPGFGDRRKEILEDIAILTGATVISEDMGRTLDTIVVEDCGRADKIWADQDNTRVIGGKGIAAEIKKRIEQIRIQKDASDSDFDKEKLDERLAKMAGGVAEIHVGAATEVELKERKERVNDAVSATRAAIEEGIVPGGGVAILRARRVLAKVRERMEFADEKTGVDVLYKALSRPLYWIAKNAGEDAGYVVRQVEDNKGVDYGYNATTGKFGSMISAGVIDPVKVTRLALQNAASIGAMVLTTEAMVTEEPEDKPAGGPGGMGGGGMGMPGMM, from the coding sequence ATGGCAACAGGAAAACAAATTAAATTCGGTGACGATGCACGACTAGCTATGCAGGCTGGCATAGATAAGCTAGCCAAAGCAGTAATAACTACCTTAGGTCCTAAGGGACGAAATGTGGCACTTGACAAGAAATGGGGAGCTCCAACAGTTGTCCATGATGGTGTTTCTGTTGCAAAAGAAATTGATCTTAAAGACCCATTTGAGAACATGGGTGCACAGCTCATTAAGCAAGCGGCGGATAAAACCAATGATGACGCGGGAGATGGAACTACTACTGCTACGGTATTAACTCAGGCAATTGTTAAAGAAGGAATGAGAAATATTGCAGCTGGAGCAAATGCGATGACCTTAAAACGTGGACTTGATGCGGCAGCTGAAGCGGTTGTAGCAGAGTTGAAAAAAATGAGCAAAGACGTAAAAGATCACGAGCGTATTATTCAGGTTGCAACTATTTCAGCTGGTGATGAAAAAATAGGTCAAAAAATTGCAGAAGCGCTTAAAACTGTGGGTAAAGATGGCGTTGTTACAGTAGAAGAAGGTAAAGGTCTTGAGATTGAGATTGAACACAAAGAAGGTATGCAGTTTGACAAAGGTTATGTCTCTCCATACTTTGCTACAGATACAGCAAAAATGGTATCGGAAATTGAGGATCCCTATATTCTTATTACAGATAAGAAAATCTCTTCTGTTCAAGATATATTGAAATTCCTAGAAAGCTTCGTGAAAATCTCTAAAAACCTTGTGATTATTGCTGAAGATATAGATGGTGAAGCAATGGCAACAATGGTGATAAATAAGCTTAGAGGAACCATTAATATTCTCGCAGTTAAAGCTCCGGGCTTTGGCGATCGTCGAAAGGAAATTTTGGAAGATATTGCTATATTAACTGGCGCAACTGTTATTTCAGAAGACATGGGTCGCACTTTAGACACAATAGTTGTTGAAGATTGTGGGCGCGCAGACAAAATCTGGGCTGATCAGGATAATACTCGTGTAATTGGAGGAAAAGGTATTGCAGCTGAAATTAAGAAACGAATTGAGCAGATTAGAATACAGAAAGACGCAAGTGACTCAGACTTTGATAAAGAAAAACTTGACGAGAGACTAGCTAAAATGGCTGGTGGTGTAGCAGAAATCCATGTTGGTGCAGCTACAGAAGTGGAGCTTAAAGAGCGAAAAGAGAGAGTGAACGATGCAGTTTCAGCAACTCGTGCAGCTATTGAAGAAGGAATCGTGCCTGGTGGAGGAGTGGCGATTTTGCGAGCCCGAAGGGTACTTGCAAAGGTAAGAGAGAGAATGGAGTTTGCTGATGAAAAGACAGGAGTAGATGTTCTTTATAAAGCATTATCACGTCCTCTATACTGGATTGCAAAAAATGCTGGAGAAGACGCAGGATATGTTGTACGCCAAGTTGAAGATAATAAAGGAGTAGATTATGGTTACAACGCAACAACCGGTAAGTTTGGTTCCATGATTAGTGCCGGAGTTATCGATCCTGTTAAGGTAACCAGACTAGCACTACAAAATGCAGCTTCAATTGGGGCAATGGTGTTAACAACTGAAGCAATGGTAACCGAAGAGCCAGAAGACAAACCAGCAGGCGGACCTGGTGGGATGGGTGGGGGCGGAATGGGTATGCCAGGCATGATGTAA